The following proteins come from a genomic window of Finegoldia magna ATCC 29328:
- the tuf gene encoding elongation factor Tu produces the protein MSKAKFERTKPHVNIGTIGHVDHGKTTLTAAITLVLNKRMGSGEFVDYANIDKAPEERERGITINTSHVEYETEKRHYAHVDCPGHADYVKNMITGAAQMDGAILVVSAADGPMPQTREHILLARQVGVPKIAVFLNKEDQVDDPELIELVEMEVRELLNEYEYEGDDTPIVVGSALKALEDPDGEWGDKIMKLMEEVDEWIPAPVRDVDHPFLMPVEDIFTITGRGTVATGRVERGKVKVGDNVEIVGLTTEKRTVVVTGVEMFRKQLDEAEAGDNIGALLRGVQREEIERGQVLAAPGTIHPHTKFEAEVYVLTKDEGGRHTPFFSGYRPQFYFRTTDVTGNIELEEGVEMVMPGDNAKFIIELITPIAIEEGLRFAIREGGRTVGAGVVSKIIA, from the coding sequence ATGAGTAAAGCTAAATTTGAAAGAACAAAACCACATGTTAACATTGGTACAATAGGTCACGTTGACCACGGTAAGACAACATTAACAGCAGCAATCACACTTGTATTAAACAAGAGAATGGGCTCAGGAGAATTCGTTGACTACGCTAACATCGACAAAGCACCAGAAGAAAGAGAAAGAGGAATCACAATCAACACTTCTCACGTAGAATACGAAACAGAAAAAAGACACTACGCACACGTAGACTGTCCAGGCCACGCTGACTACGTTAAAAACATGATCACAGGAGCAGCACAAATGGACGGAGCAATCCTAGTAGTAAGTGCAGCAGACGGTCCAATGCCACAAACAAGAGAACACATCTTGTTAGCAAGACAAGTAGGCGTACCAAAAATCGCAGTATTCTTAAACAAAGAAGACCAAGTTGACGACCCAGAACTAATCGAATTAGTAGAAATGGAAGTACGTGAACTATTAAACGAATATGAATACGAAGGAGACGACACACCAATCGTAGTAGGATCAGCATTAAAAGCACTAGAAGATCCAGACGGAGAATGGGGAGACAAAATCATGAAATTGATGGAAGAAGTAGACGAATGGATCCCAGCTCCAGTAAGAGACGTTGACCACCCATTCCTAATGCCAGTAGAAGACATCTTCACAATCACAGGACGTGGAACAGTAGCTACAGGTAGAGTAGAAAGAGGAAAAGTAAAAGTTGGTGACAACGTAGAAATCGTAGGACTTACAACAGAAAAAAGAACAGTAGTAGTAACAGGTGTAGAAATGTTCAGAAAACAACTTGACGAAGCAGAAGCAGGAGACAACATCGGAGCATTACTAAGAGGTGTACAAAGAGAAGAAATCGAAAGAGGACAAGTACTAGCAGCACCTGGAACAATACACCCACACACAAAATTTGAAGCAGAAGTATACGTATTAACAAAAGACGAAGGTGGAAGACACACACCATTCTTCTCAGGATACAGACCACAATTCTACTTCAGAACAACAGATGTAACAGGAAACATCGAACTAGAAGAAGGCGTAGAAATGGTAATGCCAGGAGATAACGCAAAATTCATCATCGAATTGATCACTCCAATCGCAATCGAAGAAGGACTAAGATTTGCCATCAGAGAAGGCGGTAGAACAGTAGGAGCAGGCGTTGTTTCTAAAATTATCGCATAA
- a CDS encoding ATP cone domain-containing protein, producing the protein MNDLTKILFDYFKDNDIDPNKVANIIEDAKINVLDEMFGEEGEWVLKKLGSVESFDKEKIFHSIAQTSDSSGAKMNASDVNIIVEDVLKKMKSIKRNVYPTTEIRGYVEEALKEEGYGKVLEAYKNI; encoded by the coding sequence ATGAACGATTTAACAAAAATATTGTTTGACTATTTCAAGGATAACGATATCGACCCAAATAAAGTTGCAAATATTATTGAAGATGCAAAAATCAATGTGCTTGATGAAATGTTTGGAGAAGAAGGAGAATGGGTGCTTAAAAAACTTGGCAGCGTTGAAAGCTTTGACAAGGAAAAAATCTTCCATTCAATAGCCCAAACATCCGATTCTTCTGGAGCGAAGATGAATGCTTCCGATGTGAACATTATCGTTGAAGATGTGTTGAAGAAAATGAAATCTATCAAGAGAAATGTATATCCAACAACAGAAATCAGAGGATATGTCGAAGAAGCTTTAAAAGAAGAAGGCTACGGAAAAGTGCTAGAAGCATACAAAAATATTTAA
- a CDS encoding cell wall-binding repeat-containing protein, whose protein sequence is MLKNQLKKLTVAALVAAMIVPAGVSNADNQQITRISGKDRIATSVEISKSAYTTSENVVLASGFNFADALSAGQLASALDAPLLLSSQDKLDSQTKNEINRLKAKKVFVVGGDNAISKTGIDKNLKSEKIDVTRLEGQDRYSTSQKVMEKTKEIINPEYLLIASGKNFPDALAATGFFVNHKSVMVLSDGVTYPQSNLQEIAIGGKNQLPLKGFTGKRVSGKDRYETALEIAKLSFDKNNNAILASGQVFADSLSAVSLTKKHNAPIILTQSNSLTENAKKYLNGKNVFIVGGEKTVVNDILTRKKPVVKKEDKNLHTKTGQYYSSLISKKLSKSEADASNQAYNVRIEGDQLVVSGYMLYYKKIDSFFGGDSIGHSVNHSFKITDKTVFRAVSGLATPSYFNRTEFLNYYKLCKNTGLGLVVTVKNGVAVKVEIAS, encoded by the coding sequence ATGTTAAAAAATCAATTGAAAAAGTTGACTGTAGCGGCGTTGGTTGCGGCGATGATTGTGCCAGCGGGTGTATCAAATGCTGATAATCAACAAATTACAAGAATATCCGGTAAGGATAGAATCGCAACATCTGTAGAAATATCCAAATCAGCATACACTACATCAGAAAATGTTGTACTTGCAAGTGGATTCAACTTCGCAGATGCATTGTCAGCAGGTCAACTTGCATCAGCACTAGATGCACCACTTTTATTGTCATCACAAGATAAACTTGACTCACAAACAAAAAACGAAATCAATCGTTTGAAAGCGAAGAAAGTTTTTGTTGTAGGTGGAGACAATGCAATCAGCAAAACTGGAATTGACAAAAACTTAAAATCAGAAAAGATTGACGTAACAAGACTTGAAGGACAAGACAGATACTCAACATCCCAAAAAGTCATGGAAAAAACGAAAGAAATCATCAACCCAGAATATTTGTTGATAGCAAGTGGGAAAAACTTCCCAGACGCACTAGCAGCGACAGGATTTTTTGTAAACCACAAATCAGTAATGGTACTAAGTGACGGAGTAACATATCCACAATCTAATTTACAAGAAATCGCAATCGGTGGTAAAAACCAACTACCACTAAAAGGATTCACAGGAAAAAGAGTTTCCGGAAAAGACAGATACGAAACAGCACTCGAAATCGCAAAGCTATCATTTGACAAGAACAACAACGCAATCCTTGCAAGTGGACAAGTATTCGCAGATAGCTTGTCAGCAGTAAGCTTAACCAAAAAACACAACGCACCAATCATATTGACACAATCAAATAGCTTGACAGAAAACGCCAAGAAATATTTAAATGGCAAGAATGTGTTCATAGTTGGTGGGGAAAAGACTGTTGTGAATGATATTTTGACTAGAAAAAAACCTGTTGTAAAGAAAGAAGATAAGAATTTGCACACAAAAACTGGTCAATATTATTCTAGTTTGATTAGTAAAAAATTATCAAAATCAGAAGCAGACGCTAGTAATCAAGCGTATAATGTGAGAATCGAAGGCGATCAATTGGTTGTATCGGGATATATGTTGTATTACAAGAAGATCGATTCATTCTTCGGTGGAGACAGCATTGGTCACAGCGTAAATCATTCTTTCAAGATTACAGACAAGACAGTTTTCAGAGCAGTGAGCGGTCTTGCAACACCAAGTTATTTTAACAGAACTGAGTTTTTGAATTACTATAAATTGTGCAAGAACACAGGACTTGGTTTGGTGGTTACTGTGAAAAACGGCGTGGCTGTAAAAGTTGAAATAGCTTCATAA